A region from the Paenarthrobacter aurescens genome encodes:
- a CDS encoding NAD(P)/FAD-dependent oxidoreductase: protein MQKRLVVIGNGMAGARAVEEILARGGAEMFQITMFGEEPYGNYNRTRLGRVLTGEDAETDLVINSLQWYRHNDITLHTGARVERVDKFSHHVFASNGRVVEYDLLIIATGSSPYLPPMSGLTSPSGTLRHGVFTFRTLDDARRMTGFARQKEHHRAAVVGRGPVGPEAARGLQMQGLEVRMIPGSGAVAILGTHHITGVSVPNQPIIDCQMVVVTAGSRPNVGLAVVSGLAVERGIVVNDHLKVMDEEDIYAVGECVQHRGEVYGMVAPLWEQAAVLADHITGSDRSSMYLGTRVVT, encoded by the coding sequence ATGCAGAAGCGGCTGGTGGTGATCGGCAATGGAATGGCCGGGGCAAGGGCCGTTGAGGAGATCCTTGCCCGGGGCGGCGCGGAAATGTTTCAGATCACCATGTTTGGCGAGGAGCCCTACGGCAATTACAACAGGACCAGGCTGGGCCGCGTCCTGACCGGGGAGGACGCCGAAACGGACCTCGTCATCAACTCCCTGCAGTGGTACCGGCACAATGACATCACGCTCCATACGGGTGCCAGGGTGGAACGGGTGGATAAGTTCAGCCACCACGTTTTCGCTTCCAACGGCCGGGTGGTGGAGTACGACCTCCTGATCATTGCAACGGGCAGCAGCCCGTACCTGCCACCCATGAGCGGTCTCACCAGCCCCAGCGGAACCCTCCGGCACGGAGTTTTCACCTTCCGCACTCTGGACGATGCGCGCAGGATGACCGGGTTCGCCCGGCAGAAGGAGCACCACCGCGCCGCTGTGGTCGGTCGCGGCCCGGTTGGTCCCGAGGCAGCTCGTGGTCTGCAAATGCAGGGACTGGAAGTCCGGATGATCCCCGGCAGCGGGGCCGTTGCGATCCTGGGGACCCACCACATCACGGGAGTGAGCGTACCCAACCAACCCATCATTGACTGTCAGATGGTGGTGGTCACCGCAGGCAGCAGACCGAACGTGGGCCTCGCCGTCGTCAGCGGTTTGGCCGTGGAGCGCGGAATTGTGGTGAATGACCACCTGAAAGTGATGGATGAAGAGGACATTTACGCCGTGGGTGAGTGCGTCCAGCACCGCGGCGAGGTGTACGGGATGGTGGCGCCATTGTGGGAGCAGGCAGCTGTCCTGGCCGATCACATCACGGGCTCGGATCGTAGCTCCATGTACCTGGGAACCAGGGTTGTTACATAG
- a CDS encoding molybdopterin oxidoreductase — MIIQNLFLQGIYHFEGAGLDKPVPLHAELSHFVPDGVINQTLYFRGGNSSPELITVVLMRDRIPMRYFPIGAKSDVHIPLRVVEDTEGGSVIELFIVAPIGLRGHVVVDLGMVEH; from the coding sequence GTGATCATTCAGAATCTCTTCCTGCAGGGCATCTACCACTTTGAAGGTGCAGGCCTGGATAAGCCGGTTCCGCTCCACGCCGAGCTCTCCCACTTCGTGCCCGACGGCGTGATCAACCAGACCCTCTACTTCCGCGGAGGCAACTCAAGCCCGGAATTGATCACGGTGGTGCTGATGCGTGACCGAATCCCCATGCGGTATTTCCCCATCGGAGCCAAGAGTGATGTCCACATTCCGTTGCGGGTGGTGGAGGACACCGAAGGAGGTTCGGTGATTGAGCTCTTCATTGTTGCGCCGATCGGACTCAGGGGACACGTGGTGGTGGATCTGGGCATGGTGGAGCACTGA
- a CDS encoding ABC-F family ATP-binding cassette domain-containing protein: MTDHLHLSGVSHGYGDRELLHNVDLSIGHGEHVAIVGENGAGKSTMLRLLAGVETPDDGTAGLLGHPGYRVGYLAQTHGFSESQTVGDAIDTSLASLRSLEARIAELESGLADADAEELDLYGSLHTEYQLREGYAAESRVEAALDKLGLGGLDRRRTLGSLSGGEQERVALACLLADPAEALLLDEPTNHLDADGTAWLESRLAAHRGTVVVVSHDRVLLRKVATTIIEVDAERRTVNRYGNGYEGYLREKAAERARWIQEYDQWLDAMAAERLQAATVADGMGYGRKRDNDKMAFGFKTGTWQSAAASKVRNAQERLRRLEENPVDRPPVPLKLAAPLRAAAVTESPSAPALEASGVSIPGRLNPTDFRVETGQKVLITGPNGAGKSTLLSVLAGTLKPAAGTVTVSGKVGYLQQELDVPARPGLRLLPAFAAGLGGNIDDHAEGLLRLGLFRPAEFHVPVGGLSAGQQRRLALARLLLGGYRTMIVDEPTNHLAPVLVEQLEAALASFEGTVVIVSHDRALGEWFDHSASNHARTATGSWVRYGMRGGQLL, from the coding sequence TTGACTGACCACCTGCACCTTTCCGGCGTTTCCCACGGCTACGGGGACCGCGAACTTCTCCACAATGTTGACCTCAGCATCGGCCACGGCGAACACGTGGCCATAGTTGGCGAGAACGGCGCCGGCAAGTCCACCATGCTGCGCCTGCTGGCCGGTGTGGAGACGCCCGACGACGGCACGGCGGGATTGCTGGGTCATCCCGGCTACCGCGTGGGCTACCTCGCGCAAACCCACGGCTTCTCCGAGTCGCAGACCGTGGGGGACGCCATTGATACTTCCCTGGCTTCGCTGCGTTCCCTGGAGGCGCGCATTGCTGAGCTTGAGTCAGGCCTCGCTGACGCCGATGCCGAAGAGTTGGATCTCTACGGAAGCCTGCACACCGAGTACCAGCTTCGTGAAGGCTACGCCGCCGAATCCCGCGTGGAAGCAGCGCTGGACAAGCTGGGGCTGGGAGGCTTGGACCGGCGTCGAACGCTTGGATCTTTATCAGGTGGTGAGCAGGAACGGGTGGCACTGGCCTGCCTGTTGGCCGACCCCGCAGAAGCGTTGCTGCTGGACGAGCCCACCAACCATCTGGATGCCGATGGCACAGCCTGGCTTGAGTCCAGGTTGGCGGCGCACCGCGGCACTGTTGTGGTGGTCTCCCATGATCGTGTGCTGCTGCGGAAAGTGGCCACCACCATCATTGAAGTGGACGCTGAGCGACGCACCGTGAATCGATACGGGAACGGCTACGAGGGCTACCTCCGCGAAAAAGCAGCCGAGCGGGCCCGCTGGATCCAGGAATATGACCAATGGCTGGATGCTATGGCTGCCGAACGTCTCCAGGCAGCCACTGTGGCCGACGGCATGGGATATGGCCGTAAACGCGACAACGACAAGATGGCTTTCGGGTTCAAGACCGGAACATGGCAAAGCGCGGCAGCCAGCAAGGTCCGCAACGCCCAGGAACGGCTGCGCCGGTTGGAAGAGAACCCGGTGGACCGGCCCCCGGTTCCTTTGAAACTGGCCGCTCCGCTCCGGGCTGCGGCCGTGACGGAAAGCCCGTCCGCTCCCGCATTGGAAGCCAGCGGTGTGAGCATCCCCGGGCGGCTCAACCCCACTGATTTTCGGGTGGAAACCGGACAAAAAGTGCTCATCACCGGCCCCAACGGTGCCGGTAAATCCACGCTGCTTTCCGTCCTTGCCGGGACGCTGAAGCCGGCTGCGGGGACGGTAACCGTCAGCGGCAAGGTGGGCTACCTGCAGCAGGAACTCGACGTACCTGCGCGGCCGGGACTGCGTCTGCTCCCCGCTTTTGCCGCCGGGCTGGGCGGGAACATCGATGACCATGCTGAGGGCTTGTTGCGGCTGGGGCTGTTCCGGCCGGCCGAGTTCCATGTTCCAGTGGGCGGCTTGTCCGCCGGTCAGCAGCGCCGGCTCGCCCTGGCCAGGCTCCTCCTGGGTGGTTACCGCACCATGATCGTGGACGAGCCCACTAACCACCTGGCACCGGTGCTGGTGGAGCAGTTGGAGGCAGCGCTTGCCTCGTTCGAGGGGACAGTGGTGATCGTCAGCCACGACCGCGCCCTGGGGGAGTGGTTCGATCACAGTGCTTCCAACCATGCACGCACCGCCACGGGTTCGTGGGTGCGGTACGGGATGCGCGGCGGCCAATTGCTGTAG